The Nostoc sp. 'Peltigera membranacea cyanobiont' N6 genome contains the following window.
CAGATAGCAGGTTATTGCCTTCTGGAGACTCAGCATTCAAGTAATCGTCACCAGCGCCACCGTTAAGGGTGTTATTACCGAATGAAGCAATATAGCCGCCATAGCCATAAGGGTCTGTAAAAATGTAAGAGGCGTAGAGAGTATCGTTGCCATCGCCACCAGATAGCAGGTTATTGCCTGATGAAGCCCCAGCATTCAAGTAATCGTCACCAGTGTCACCGTTAAGGATGTTGTTGCCTGTTGAATATTCAACATCCAAGATATCATTGCCCACACCACCAATCAGAGTATTATTTCCTGCACCACCCCGCAAACGGTCGTTACCACTTTTGCCGTCAATTTTGTCATCACCTCCCTGACCATTGATGACATCATCTGAGTTATCAAAGCCGTTAACATTATTGTTCAGGTCGTTAAGGAAGGTGACTGTATTTTTGTTAAAGACTGTGCTTTGGGTGGAGTTGGCATTGAAGACATCAAAGCTATCTGTGATGCTAGTTTGCCCATTAAACAGGATATTGCCTAAGTTTACTTTGGCTCCTGTAGATGTGCTGAGATTATCCAGATTTTCCAAGGCAAAGTTTTGCAGGATGACTTTAGGACTATAGAAAGGAAACGGTTCAAAGGTGATTTCCAGATTGTTGCCCTTCTGAGTCAGCAGTAAATTTTCGGCATTGAGGGAATCATCGTAAGAAAATCTTAACGTGTCTACTTCGGCAATGACTGCTGCCGATGGATTGATGCCTTTACCTATGCCACCAAAATCGCTGATGGTGACGACAGCAGGGGAATCGCCTGGTATGTCATAAAGATCGTTGCCACCTCCACCAGTCAAGGTGTCGTCGTAGCCACCGCCGTATAGGGTATCGTTACCGTTGGTTCCAATGATACTTGCCATGACTTTTACCTACCTCAATCTATTTTTTTAGTAACTTACAGCAATTTTCATGTAAATAGACCACAGTGGTTGAACCAACCGAAGGCATCATCTTCGGTAATGTAATTGACAGCAAGAGCCATTGCTTGATCAAGTGATTCTAGTGTGCGTGCTTCACAGGAACGAAGAAATTGCTTGAGTTTCGACCAACACAGTTCTATGGGGGATAAATCTGGAGAGTAGGGAGGCAAAAACTTTACTTTTGCACCGACCGACTCAATTGCAACTCTTACACGTTCGGCGTGATGAACCCGGAGATTATCCATGACCACGATCGCCCCTTTCCATAACTGAGGTATTAATATCTCAGTTACATAAGTGAGGAATACATCAGTATTTGTACTTCCTGGTACAGTCATCGCTGCAACCAGTCCATCAAGGCTTAAAGCACCAATCAAAGAAACGTTTCCACCCTTGTTTCCAGGTATACTGCCAACTGCTCTTTCACCATTCACTGCTCTAGCAAACAAGCGTGACATTGATAAACTCAATCCAGCCTCATCGACAAATATCAGGTTTCTAACATCAATTTTATCTAAAGTTCGACGATAGTCATGTCTTAACTCTTGTACTCTTGGGGTATCTTGCTCGCTGGCGTAAAGACTTTTTTTTTACACCGCAAGCCTAATTTTTCTACCGCACGATGCATTGTAGTAATACTTACACTAAGCCCTGTGCGTTCTGCATAGCGATCGCATAATTCTCTAAGTAGCAAATCATTTTTTCCCTCAACTAAAGACTGGATAAAGCCCAGATGCTCGTTTTGAATCGTTGGCTTTTGATATCCTCCACGTCGTTTTGCCTCGATTTGTCCATTTACCCGATACTGACGCAGTAGGTTTCTTACAAATGACAAACTCACTTTGAATCTTTGTGCCAACTGGCGTTGAGAGCCTTCTTTCGCTTCCCACGCCATAATCACACGCTCACGCAAATCCTTTGAGTAAGATACTGGCATCTATTCATACAATATTATCTCTTCAGTCTAACTTAGTTTGTGGTTCAATTACCTGAAAATTGCTGTAAATTCAGAATCTGCTGTTAGTGCTGTTTTTGGGCACAAAAAACTCGCCGAAATTTGACGTTTTCGGCATACTTTATCGCTCACCCTTGAGGATCGGAATATTTCTCGAAAATTTGCCCATGTAATGGCTTGTACGTAGTACTGAATCTAACTATCTCAAACTATCTAAGCCTTAAGCGCTGTACAAACGAATGAGGGTATGCATTCAAGGTATTTGGTTATTTCGGGTTAAATAAATTATCTTTGTTTACTAGAAATTACTGAACAAACAACAAAAAGTCTTCTAATTGAATGCCTAAAAATTACTGTTCATATTTAGTTTTTTGCCAGTGCCTAAGTCCTACTAGCTTAAAAGTAAGATAGAGATTTTTATGCCCTCCTTGTGGGCTATGTTCCGTGAGTATCTAGCTTGTACATAGAGAACATCTTAATAGCCTCAGAATAACTACATGGTCAATATCTTACTTAAATGTCTGTGCTGAATCAGCATTTTTACACAAGCTTCATATTATTGACCAATCAATGTATATACGAATACTGAGCTTTGTATATTCTTTATATTCTTCTAATTTTTAATGCCTACCGAAGGCTACATTTACACTGATAATATTATCTGTGCAATAATTGCGATCGCTGACCAAAACGACTTCCATTGAGCAATAAAAATGCAAGATGCTAAAAATAGCACCTCGCAAACCGTACCTCTTGGCGATCGAAGAGCGCTAATTCCGATTAAACAACCACAAAATTGTTGTTGCTTAGTGACAATCCAGCAGACAGTTGGGCAAATTTTACCTGAGTAAACCCAGCCGCACTGCCATCTCGGTCAAAGAACAGTCCACCTGTGGTGGAGTCATAGATAAATCGTTGAGCGCTAGTGGTTGCAGATGCTCCAATAGTAAACTGACTTTTCTGAAGTGAAGGTGTTGATAACCTACCACCAAAACCAGAAGCCGATACCTGAATCAGTTCATTAGTGGCGTTGAAGTCAGAAATAGTGTTAATGCCTTGATTGTAACTATTGAAAGCAAAGATATCAGTACCAGCCCCTCCATAAAGGGTATCATTACCGCTTCCACCGACGAGGATGTCATTGCCATTGCCACCATCAAGGGTGTTATTCCCTAATGCACCGACGGCGGAGAGCAAATCATTGTCATCGCCCCCAAAAAGCAGATTATTACCTGCTGAATACTCAATATATAAGGAATCGTTACCAGCGCCACCGTTGAGGGTGTTATTACCAGAGGGGATATTAAAGCGGGACTCGTCCTGTGTGCCAGAGGCAGAGAGATAATCATTGCCATCGTCCCCATTCAGTAGGTTATCGCCTATTGAATAGTCAACATCCAAAGAATCGTTACCAGCGCCACCGTTGAGGGTATTATTGCCAGAGGGAGGATAAAAAACCTCTAGTAAGTCATATTCCCAGGAGCCAGAGGCGGAGAGAACATCATTGCCATTGTCCCCATTGAGTAGGTTATTGCCTGTTGAATAGTTAGCACTCAAGGTATCGTTCCCAATGCCACCGTTGAGAGTGTTATTGCCTGATGCATAGCCAGAGAATTTGGATGGTGTGCCGGAGTTTCCGACTAATAAGCCAGAGGTGGAGAGAATATCATTGCCATCGCCGCCAAAGAGCAAATTATTGCCTGTTAAATCGGAATCAGAATTATCCAATAGAACATCGTCACCAGTACCACCAATAAGAG
Protein-coding sequences here:
- a CDS encoding helix-turn-helix domain-containing protein — encoded protein: MPVSYSKDLRERVIMAWEAKEGSQRQLAQRFKVSLSFVRNLLRQYRVNGQIEAKRRGGYQKPTIQNEHLGFIQSLVEGKNDLLLRELCDRYAERTGLSVSITTMHRAVEKLGLRCKKKVFTPASKIPQEYKS